In Oscillospiraceae bacterium, the following are encoded in one genomic region:
- a CDS encoding sigma factor-like helix-turn-helix DNA-binding protein, whose protein sequence is MTAKQYLRQAYRLNDLIQSDLEEIEQLKALSTSISSPNLSGMPHSASRPTEAPFAKCIAKIIDLEAIINVEIDRFVDLKKEVRETINTVQSPNERLVLKLRYIEFLKWEVVASKMDLSLKQVHRIHSDALKNIKIPYSDTN, encoded by the coding sequence ATGACAGCGAAGCAATATTTAAGGCAAGCTTACCGCTTGAACGATTTGATACAGAGTGATCTTGAAGAAATTGAACAGTTGAAAGCACTGTCTACAAGTATTTCAAGCCCAAATTTATCAGGTATGCCTCACTCGGCATCAAGACCAACAGAAGCACCATTTGCAAAGTGTATTGCCAAAATTATTGACCTTGAAGCAATCATCAATGTAGAGATTGACCGCTTTGTTGACTTGAAGAAGGAAGTCAGGGAAACAATCAACACTGTACAATCACCAAATGAAAGGCTTGTGTTGAAGCTGCGGTACATTGAATTTCTTAAATGGGAAGTTGTTGCTTCAAAAATGGATCTTTCATTAAAGCAGGTACATAGAATTCACAGTGATGCTTTGAAAAATATAAAAATTCCGTACAGTGATACGAACTGA
- a CDS encoding dATP/dGTP diphosphohydrolase domain-containing protein has product MNAEKCVFYEKVIPEGIHALPVCKSNFTAPPKIIDSGNRRQFETGAVRDIQEGKGRCDLLPLDVIGDIIGSKELRWIEKFKTTGDIEHLHRAILLFECDYEDEGTEYEKDMIDIPTKLLEVSKHFEEGAKKYGENNWQKGIPTHCYIDSAVRHYLKWCREDVDEPHDRAYIWNLLCCIWTCEHKPELNDYLKEGNQNGE; this is encoded by the coding sequence ATGAATGCTGAAAAGTGCGTATTTTACGAAAAGGTTATCCCCGAAGGTATACATGCCCTCCCTGTATGTAAATCAAATTTTACTGCTCCACCTAAAATAATCGACAGCGGAAACAGACGGCAGTTTGAAACTGGTGCAGTCCGTGACATTCAAGAAGGTAAAGGCAGATGTGACCTTCTTCCCCTGGATGTGATTGGGGATATAATTGGTAGCAAAGAACTAAGATGGATTGAAAAATTCAAGACCACTGGTGACATAGAGCATCTTCATAGAGCAATCTTATTATTTGAATGCGATTATGAAGATGAAGGTACAGAGTATGAGAAAGACATGATAGATATTCCTACAAAATTACTTGAAGTATCAAAACACTTTGAAGAAGGTGCAAAGAAGTATGGCGAAAATAACTGGCAGAAAGGTATTCCAACACATTGCTATATTGATTCAGCGGTCAGGCACTATTTGAAATGGTGCAGAGAAGATGTAGATGAACCCCATGATAGAGCATATATATGGAATCTTCTTTGCTGCATTTGGACATGCGAGCATAAGCCTGAATTAAATGATTATCTGAAAGAAGGTAATCAAAATGGCGAATAA
- a CDS encoding phage/plasmid primase, P4 family produces MFFKGYIKTSNKQAAEKFKGRTDFKTLEEVQSLSEYAGILAQDTILIDIDDSDRADKLMDIVEALQLNCKVIQTTRGKHFLFKNIKVRNCHTHKNLAIGLMADIKVGFTNSYEILKFNGEERFVEWDIENPETDNYQEVPKWLFPISYQMDFLNMDAGDGRNQALFNYILVLQSNDFTVDETRETIRIINKYILKEPLSDEELEVILRDDAFKKPVFFKGSTFLFDKFATYIKNNNHIIRINNQLHLYRDGIYVSGQTDIEAEMIKHIPQLNRSKRQEVMAYLDIMIRENTPSTDASMIAFRNGVYSIKDCSFIPLSPDMVITNRIDWDFNPQAYSQNTDQTLNKIACGDDQIRKLLEEAAGFCLFRRNELGKAFILTGTGSNGKSTYLNMLKNMLGKRNISSLDLKKLDDRFSTVMLFGKLANIGDDISDEFIMDASTFKKIVTGETIDAEQKGQPKFEFEPYVKLFFSANNIPRMGKGRDSAAILRRLIIIPFDAKFSNTDPDFDPHIGDILKSQESMEYMIQLGLAGLKRVLERNCFTESEKVGKEIDEYEESNNPVLGFIREVESDDDFQIENEPTRTVYKRYHEYCLANNLQPMSNIEFSKQINKILNFETKMQRIGKQTVKIFIKK; encoded by the coding sequence GTGTTTTTCAAAGGCTACATCAAAACCAGTAACAAACAGGCTGCTGAAAAATTCAAAGGTAGAACCGATTTCAAAACACTTGAAGAAGTTCAGTCGCTTTCTGAATATGCAGGCATTTTAGCACAAGACACCATTTTGATTGACATTGATGATAGTGATCGGGCTGATAAGTTGATGGACATAGTCGAAGCACTGCAACTGAATTGTAAGGTAATTCAGACCACCAGGGGTAAACATTTTTTATTCAAAAACATAAAGGTCAGAAATTGTCATACTCACAAGAACCTTGCCATTGGGCTAATGGCTGATATTAAGGTTGGTTTTACTAATTCATATGAAATTTTGAAGTTTAATGGTGAGGAACGTTTTGTTGAATGGGATATTGAAAACCCTGAAACAGACAATTATCAGGAAGTTCCAAAGTGGTTATTCCCCATAAGCTATCAAATGGACTTTCTAAACATGGATGCAGGTGATGGAAGAAACCAAGCACTGTTCAATTACATCCTGGTGCTTCAAAGCAATGACTTCACCGTTGATGAAACTAGGGAAACAATTAGAATAATCAATAAATACATACTTAAAGAACCCCTTTCTGATGAAGAACTTGAAGTGATTCTGCGTGATGATGCTTTCAAGAAACCTGTGTTCTTCAAGGGCAGCACTTTTCTTTTTGACAAGTTTGCAACCTACATAAAGAACAATAATCACATTATCCGAATAAACAACCAACTGCACCTTTATAGGGATGGAATCTATGTCAGCGGTCAAACCGATATTGAAGCCGAAATGATAAAGCACATCCCACAGCTTAACAGATCGAAAAGGCAGGAAGTAATGGCTTACCTTGACATTATGATTCGCGAAAATACACCTTCAACAGATGCTTCAATGATTGCATTCAGAAATGGTGTGTACAGTATAAAAGATTGTAGTTTTATTCCTCTTTCCCCTGATATGGTTATTACAAACAGAATTGATTGGGATTTCAACCCACAGGCATATTCACAGAATACAGACCAAACGCTTAACAAAATTGCTTGCGGTGATGACCAAATCAGGAAATTGCTTGAAGAAGCAGCAGGGTTCTGTTTGTTCAGAAGAAATGAACTTGGTAAAGCGTTCATTCTGACAGGCACTGGTTCAAACGGTAAATCAACATATTTGAACATGTTGAAAAACATGCTTGGGAAACGGAATATTTCTTCATTAGATTTGAAGAAGCTTGATGATAGGTTTTCAACTGTAATGCTTTTCGGAAAACTTGCGAATATCGGTGATGATATTTCTGATGAATTTATAATGGATGCATCAACATTCAAGAAGATTGTCACTGGTGAAACCATTGATGCAGAACAAAAAGGGCAACCAAAGTTTGAATTTGAACCTTATGTAAAATTGTTTTTTTCCGCGAACAATATTCCGAGAATGGGTAAGGGCAGGGATTCTGCTGCAATATTACGAAGGTTAATTATTATCCCATTTGATGCTAAGTTTAGCAACACTGATCCTGACTTTGATCCACACATTGGCGATATTTTAAAAAGTCAGGAATCAATGGAATACATGATTCAGCTTGGGCTAGCAGGTCTAAAAAGAGTACTTGAAAGAAATTGCTTTACTGAATCAGAGAAGGTGGGAAAAGAAATTGACGAATATGAAGAATCAAATAATCCTGTCCTTGGGTTCATCAGAGAAGTTGAAAGTGATGATGACTTTCAAATTGAAAATGAACCAACGAGAACAGTGTACAAGCGGTATCATGAATATTGTCTTGCAAATAATTTACAACCTATGTCAAACATAGAGTTTTCAAAACAAATTAATAAAATATTAAATTTTGAGACAAAGATGCAAAGAATCGGTAAGCAAACAGTAAAAATATTCATTAAAAAATAA
- a CDS encoding DUF669 domain-containing protein — translation MAQKNIWDEFDKLYNTEELAKEVEEQKESGGSFTPVPFGDYEVNINKMELTKSKAGAPMVSIWFKVVSEGEYKGSLIFYNQVIAQSFCIHKVNELLLSMDTGLDIDFKTYKQYAQLLMDMHEAIDGKLEFGLSYEEGKKGFGTYEITDVFEVE, via the coding sequence ATGGCACAGAAAAATATTTGGGATGAATTTGACAAGTTGTACAACACAGAAGAACTTGCAAAAGAAGTTGAGGAACAAAAAGAAAGTGGTGGTAGCTTCACCCCTGTTCCTTTTGGTGATTATGAAGTAAATATCAACAAGATGGAACTTACCAAATCTAAAGCAGGTGCTCCCATGGTTTCCATTTGGTTCAAAGTTGTTTCTGAAGGTGAATACAAGGGTAGTTTGATCTTCTACAATCAAGTTATCGCACAGTCGTTCTGTATCCATAAGGTCAATGAACTGTTGCTTTCTATGGACACAGGGCTTGACATTGACTTCAAAACATACAAGCAGTATGCACAGCTTCTGATGGATATGCATGAAGCCATTGATGGCAAGCTTGAATTTGGTCTTTCGTATGAAGAAGGCAAAAAGGGCTTTGGTACATACGAAATCACAGATGTGTTTGAAGTTGAGTAA
- a CDS encoding AAA family ATPase yields MQWSHSRIECFEKCPFKYKLRYCDKLLTLPPDNADNPLIIGTALHTGLEKGVDAAINEYYMSYHIITDDHINEAIKLEKLISKASRFIPKGEFEVEISSGDFTGFIDLLAPVTGFHDSEVPNVYDIYDFKYSNNVKRYKDSDQLHLYKYFFEQMNPGKTIRNLFFLFIPKIGIKQKKTEGLSDFRKRIQDELEDAEPSLVQIEYDPNKVIEYLLKGKRSQEAVDFPQNTGYLCNWCEYQDYCQKGIDYMLLPKNERRNIEKIEKKVIWLYGSPFSGKTTFANKFPDPLMLNTDGNIKFVDAPYISIKDKVEANGRMSPKRVFAWAVFKDAIEELEKKENNFKTIIVDLLEDCHEHCRLYMYDQMGITHESDDSYRAWDKERTEYLSTMKRLVNMDYENIILISHEDTSKDITKKGGDKITAIKPNLQEKIANKVAGMVDIVARVVADGDVRTLSFKTNEVIFGGGRLTVSTTEIPLDYDAFLAVYAEANANAVKTMHGEKVEGAINGSSSTGRTGRAYRTVKNTPPETEAVPAPTDADAPDEKEQFSKPVEESTETTSTDEGTVATGSDESAAPPVEECTAKEAPVAEKLVTRTRKKRGE; encoded by the coding sequence ATGCAATGGTCACATAGCAGAATTGAATGCTTTGAAAAATGCCCATTCAAGTACAAGTTGCGATATTGTGACAAGTTATTGACTTTACCACCTGATAATGCAGACAATCCGCTTATTATCGGAACCGCCTTACATACAGGACTGGAAAAGGGTGTTGATGCAGCGATTAATGAATATTACATGTCATACCACATCATCACAGATGATCATATCAACGAAGCAATAAAACTTGAAAAGTTAATTTCAAAAGCATCAAGATTTATACCAAAGGGTGAATTTGAAGTTGAGATTTCATCGGGAGATTTTACAGGATTTATTGATCTTCTTGCACCAGTAACAGGATTTCATGATTCGGAAGTTCCGAATGTGTATGACATTTATGACTTCAAATATTCAAACAATGTCAAAAGGTACAAAGATTCAGACCAGTTGCATCTGTACAAATATTTCTTTGAACAGATGAATCCTGGCAAGACCATTAGAAATCTTTTCTTCCTGTTCATTCCGAAAATCGGAATTAAGCAGAAAAAGACTGAAGGATTATCAGATTTTCGAAAGCGGATTCAAGATGAACTTGAAGATGCTGAACCTTCACTTGTTCAAATCGAATATGACCCAAATAAAGTGATTGAATACCTTCTGAAAGGTAAACGGTCACAGGAAGCAGTGGATTTTCCACAAAACACAGGATACTTGTGCAATTGGTGCGAGTATCAAGACTATTGTCAGAAAGGGATTGATTATATGTTGTTACCGAAGAATGAAAGAAGAAATATTGAAAAGATTGAAAAAAAGGTCATTTGGCTGTATGGTTCGCCATTCAGCGGAAAGACCACCTTCGCAAACAAGTTTCCTGACCCCCTGATGCTAAATACTGATGGAAATATCAAGTTCGTTGACGCACCGTACATCAGCATCAAGGACAAGGTTGAAGCCAACGGCAGAATGTCACCCAAAAGGGTGTTTGCCTGGGCGGTGTTCAAGGATGCGATTGAAGAACTTGAAAAGAAGGAAAATAATTTCAAGACCATAATTGTTGACCTTCTAGAAGATTGTCATGAACATTGCAGACTTTACATGTATGACCAAATGGGCATCACCCATGAATCTGATGATTCCTATCGCGCCTGGGACAAAGAAAGAACTGAATATCTGTCTACTATGAAACGCCTGGTAAACATGGATTATGAAAACATCATCTTGATTTCCCATGAGGACACAAGCAAAGATATCACCAAAAAGGGTGGTGACAAAATTACTGCTATCAAGCCGAATTTACAGGAAAAAATCGCAAACAAGGTTGCAGGTATGGTTGATATTGTCGCAAGGGTTGTGGCTGACGGTGATGTCAGAACACTTTCCTTCAAGACAAATGAAGTTATCTTTGGTGGTGGGCGTTTAACGGTCAGCACAACAGAAATTCCGCTTGATTATGATGCTTTCCTTGCCGTATATGCGGAAGCTAATGCAAACGCTGTAAAAACCATGCATGGTGAGAAGGTAGAAGGTGCAATCAATGGTTCATCTTCCACTGGAAGAACAGGCAGAGCATACAGGACTGTGAAAAACACACCGCCTGAAACAGAAGCTGTTCCTGCACCTACTGATGCAGATGCGCCTGATGAAAAGGAACAGTTTAGTAAACCTGTTGAAGAAAGCACAGAAACAACTTCCACAGATGAAGGAACAGTAGCAACAGGAAGTGATGAATCTGCTGCACCCCCTGTTGAGGAATGCACAGCGAAGGAAGCACCTGTTGCGGAAAAACTTGTCACAAGAACAAGAAAGAAAAGGGGTGAATGA
- a CDS encoding VRR-NUC domain-containing protein — protein sequence MAQEKQFENKIKKWLESEGIYAAGCPQNKKTVPECGWYLKVWGGGYQKSGIPDLLLCVNGVFISAELKSDAGKPSDLQKKNTASINSSHGIGLVLYPKGFEQFKNIVKGVMQCNGHIAELNALKNAHSSTSCDIVTSY from the coding sequence ATGGCACAGGAAAAGCAATTTGAAAACAAAATCAAGAAGTGGCTTGAATCGGAAGGTATTTATGCAGCAGGGTGTCCACAGAACAAAAAAACTGTTCCTGAATGCGGTTGGTACTTGAAGGTTTGGGGTGGTGGTTATCAGAAAAGCGGTATTCCTGACCTGCTGCTTTGCGTGAACGGCGTTTTCATCAGCGCAGAACTTAAAAGTGATGCTGGAAAACCTTCTGACTTGCAGAAAAAGAATACAGCTTCAATCAACAGTTCACATGGCATCGGCTTAGTTCTGTACCCAAAAGGGTTTGAACAGTTTAAAAACATAGTGAAAGGGGTGATGCAATGCAATGGTCACATAGCAGAATTGAATGCTTTGAAAAATGCCCATTCAAGTACAAGTTGCGATATTGTGACAAGTTATTGA
- a CDS encoding NUMOD4 domain-containing protein, protein MPKERWKVIDNHPNYIISSLGNVMNIKTRNLLSPYDDGKGYLRVKIDGRCERLHILVAVAFIDKPEGKDIVNHKKGKKHDCRASQLEWVTQSENIQHAWNTGLCSRG, encoded by the coding sequence ATGCCAAAAGAAAGGTGGAAGGTTATTGATAACCATCCAAATTACATAATTAGCAGCCTTGGCAATGTCATGAATATTAAAACTAGAAATCTTCTTTCCCCCTATGATGACGGAAAAGGTTATCTGCGTGTGAAGATTGATGGACGGTGTGAAAGGCTGCACATTTTGGTTGCTGTTGCCTTCATTGATAAACCCGAAGGCAAAGACATTGTAAACCACAAGAAGGGTAAGAAACACGATTGCAGAGCTTCACAGCTTGAATGGGTTACACAATCAGAAAACATACAACACGCATGGAACACTGGGTTGTGTTCAAGGGGGTAA
- a CDS encoding DEAD/DEAH box helicase, with amino-acid sequence MAVQLFPYQKQILKDTKQFSRVAYYLDMGLGKTFVGSEKMVELGKDTNVLVCQKSKIDDWMKHFKDNYPKINIYLLTDRKQLDDFLSHDTAWAGYHGCSMTVGIINYDLAFRRSELLGLEHFTLMLDESSLIQNDTAKRSKFILKMHPDNVILLSGTPTSGKYENLWSQMHLLGWKISKELYNKQYVNWMKVESDGFIHKVVDKEEPYKNVDRLKSKMRENGAVFMKSDEVIDLPEQMMIPMMVPKTKEYIKFRKTGIVTIEGCELVGDTSLTKRLYSRMLCGHYNRDKLQTFGDLASSTKDRLIVFYNFNEELNSLKQITAELERPISEVNGHVKDLFAYENDSDSITFIQYQAGAMGLNLQKANKVVFFTLTDKSELYEQAKKRIHRIGQNRTCFYYLMMCCDSVEEAILQTLNQRKDFTDELFDECKV; translated from the coding sequence ATGGCGGTGCAACTATTCCCCTATCAAAAGCAAATACTGAAAGACACAAAACAGTTCAGCAGGGTTGCTTATTACCTGGACATGGGGCTTGGTAAGACATTTGTCGGCTCAGAAAAGATGGTTGAACTTGGTAAAGATACAAATGTTCTTGTCTGTCAGAAGTCAAAAATCGATGATTGGATGAAACACTTTAAAGATAATTATCCCAAAATTAATATTTACCTTCTGACAGACAGAAAGCAGCTTGATGATTTTTTATCTCATGATACAGCTTGGGCAGGGTATCACGGATGTTCAATGACGGTTGGAATAATCAACTATGACCTGGCATTCAGGCGATCAGAATTGCTTGGCTTAGAACATTTTACACTTATGCTTGATGAATCTTCCTTGATTCAGAATGATACCGCAAAGCGGTCAAAATTCATTTTAAAAATGCATCCTGACAATGTGATTCTTCTTTCGGGAACACCGACATCAGGAAAGTATGAAAACCTTTGGTCACAGATGCATCTGCTTGGATGGAAAATTAGCAAGGAACTTTACAACAAGCAATATGTAAATTGGATGAAAGTTGAATCAGATGGATTTATTCACAAGGTTGTTGACAAAGAAGAACCATACAAGAATGTTGACCGCTTGAAATCAAAGATGCGTGAAAATGGTGCGGTGTTCATGAAGTCAGATGAAGTTATTGACCTTCCTGAACAGATGATGATTCCGATGATGGTACCAAAAACCAAAGAATACATCAAATTTAGAAAAACAGGAATTGTGACAATTGAAGGTTGTGAATTGGTCGGTGATACATCATTGACCAAACGCCTTTACAGCAGAATGCTATGCGGTCATTACAATCGGGACAAATTACAAACTTTCGGAGACTTAGCTTCCAGTACAAAAGACCGCTTGATTGTGTTCTATAACTTCAATGAAGAATTGAACTCTTTGAAGCAGATTACAGCGGAACTGGAAAGACCCATTTCAGAAGTGAACGGTCATGTGAAAGATTTATTTGCTTATGAGAATGATAGCGATTCAATCACTTTCATTCAGTATCAGGCAGGAGCAATGGGATTAAACCTTCAGAAAGCAAACAAGGTTGTATTCTTCACCCTTACTGATAAAAGTGAACTTTATGAACAAGCAAAGAAACGTATTCACAGAATCGGTCAGAACAGAACATGCTTCTATTATCTGATGATGTGTTGTGACAGTGTGGAAGAAGCGATTCTTCAAACCCTAAACCAAAGAAAGGATTTTACTGATGAACTATTCGATGAATGCAAAGTATAA
- a CDS encoding helix-turn-helix transcriptional regulator, with protein MSFAAQLKKAMVERNMSQSELSALTGIGKSSISQYISGKNEPKDIAIKKIADALECSEAFLQGITECSDATPNPNGLKNVPVEMTAKILGKSRQFIRVALQRGTAPFGFACKVSGEKWSYHISPKKLEEYIEN; from the coding sequence ATGAGTTTTGCAGCACAATTAAAGAAAGCAATGGTAGAAAGGAACATGTCACAATCTGAACTTTCTGCATTGACTGGAATCGGAAAATCATCAATAAGTCAGTACATATCGGGAAAGAACGAACCAAAGGACATTGCGATCAAGAAGATTGCTGATGCACTTGAATGTTCCGAAGCTTTCCTGCAAGGCATCACAGAATGCAGTGATGCAACACCTAATCCAAATGGCTTGAAAAATGTACCTGTTGAAATGACAGCAAAGATTCTTGGAAAGTCAAGGCAGTTCATCAGGGTGGCATTACAAAGGGGAACAGCACCGTTTGGTTTTGCTTGCAAAGTTTCAGGTGAGAAGTGGTCTTATCACATTTCACCGAAGAAGCTTGAAGAATACATTGAAAATTAA
- a CDS encoding helix-turn-helix transcriptional regulator has translation MTNTLKLKAAIAESGMNQEQIAEALGVSVVTFSYKLNNKHEFRASEIMKLCKILHITEVNTIFFAQEVE, from the coding sequence ATGACAAATACATTGAAATTGAAAGCAGCTATTGCTGAAAGCGGCATGAATCAAGAACAAATAGCTGAAGCACTCGGTGTTTCTGTGGTCACATTCAGCTATAAGTTGAACAACAAGCACGAATTCAGGGCAAGTGAAATTATGAAGTTATGTAAAATTTTGCACATAACGGAAGTAAACACAATTTTTTTTGCGCAAGAGGTAGAATAA
- a CDS encoding XRE family transcriptional regulator, whose amino-acid sequence MMTTGEKIKSFRTKKGWSQEYLAELMGYQHKSSINKIEMGKSDLPQSKLLKFAEIFGIEPQELLDISATNEKEDRHEFKSSVVTYPINTIFNLPVIASVRAGYDGVAVEEYQGFEFAYDLKNPEEYVWFRVEGDSMAPLIMNGDLALVRKQSDVDNGDIAIVIYNGDIGTIKKVIKNKNAITLMPLNSEYEAKMIVGEELNQIWIYGKVVEIKRKLN is encoded by the coding sequence ATGATGACTACTGGTGAAAAAATCAAAAGCTTTCGTACCAAAAAAGGTTGGTCTCAGGAATATTTGGCAGAACTCATGGGATATCAGCATAAATCATCTATTAATAAAATTGAAATGGGTAAAAGTGATCTACCCCAATCAAAATTGCTAAAATTTGCAGAAATATTTGGAATAGAACCGCAAGAATTACTTGATATATCCGCAACCAATGAAAAAGAAGACCGGCATGAATTTAAATCAAGTGTGGTCACATACCCAATTAATACTATATTCAATCTTCCTGTTATCGCATCTGTTCGTGCTGGATATGATGGTGTTGCAGTGGAAGAATACCAAGGATTTGAATTTGCCTATGATTTAAAAAACCCCGAAGAATATGTTTGGTTTCGTGTTGAAGGTGATAGTATGGCACCGTTAATCATGAACGGTGATTTAGCCCTTGTCCGTAAGCAATCAGATGTTGATAATGGTGATATTGCAATTGTTATATATAATGGCGATATCGGAACTATTAAAAAAGTAATCAAAAATAAAAACGCCATAACACTTATGCCGTTAAACTCTGAATATGAAGCAAAAATGATTGTTGGAGAAGAATTAAATCAAATATGGATTTACGGTAAAGTTGTAGAAATCAAACGAAAATTAAATTAA
- a CDS encoding tyrosine-type recombinase/integrase yields MKLPNGYGAVYKLPGNRRKPWAIRKTVSWNIDDTGEKLTRQYKYIGYYATRQEALQALAEYNTNPFDIQSGITFSGVYDKWSERKFKEISDSNVNGYQASYNLCSRIYNVKFTELKLSHLQGVVDSSDKNYPTLKKLKTLFNQLFDYAVMNEIIGKDKHIVEYVSIGKVVKSDKHYRFTDSEIDTIWRWSNNNEYIQVILMLIYSGVRPGELFNVKRPNVNLEEKSFYIEKGKNDNAARKVPIHDRVLPFYEHWMQKGTEYLITQLNGKKIMFDVYHGQYTDTYWKPLLTDMKIFQYKNDKAEMREHTPDDTRHTFTTMWKEKKLDEAMRRKIQGHSGKGIGELVYTHFEFEELRKELNKL; encoded by the coding sequence ATGAAGTTACCCAATGGGTACGGCGCTGTTTATAAACTTCCAGGTAATAGAAGAAAGCCATGGGCAATAAGAAAGACCGTGTCATGGAATATTGACGATACTGGTGAAAAACTTACTAGACAATATAAATATATTGGATATTATGCGACAAGGCAGGAAGCACTTCAAGCATTAGCAGAATATAATACAAATCCTTTTGATATTCAGTCAGGAATTACTTTTTCAGGTGTATATGATAAATGGTCTGAACGTAAGTTCAAAGAAATTAGCGATTCCAATGTAAACGGTTATCAAGCTTCATATAATTTATGCTCTAGAATATACAATGTGAAATTTACAGAACTGAAGCTTTCGCATCTACAAGGAGTTGTTGATTCTTCCGATAAGAACTATCCAACTTTAAAGAAGCTAAAAACACTTTTCAATCAGTTATTTGATTACGCTGTAATGAATGAAATCATTGGTAAGGATAAACACATTGTTGAATATGTGAGTATTGGTAAGGTAGTTAAAAGCGATAAACATTACCGCTTCACTGATTCTGAAATTGATACTATATGGCGGTGGTCAAACAATAACGAATATATTCAAGTTATTTTAATGCTGATTTATAGCGGTGTCCGTCCAGGTGAATTGTTCAATGTAAAAAGACCGAATGTAAATCTTGAAGAAAAATCTTTCTACATTGAAAAGGGGAAAAATGACAATGCAGCTCGAAAAGTACCAATCCATGACAGAGTTTTGCCCTTTTATGAACACTGGATGCAGAAAGGTACTGAATATCTAATAACGCAGTTAAACGGTAAAAAAATCATGTTTGATGTTTACCATGGTCAATATACTGATACCTATTGGAAGCCATTACTTACTGATATGAAAATCTTTCAATACAAAAATGATAAAGCAGAAATGAGAGAACACACCCCTGATGACACAAGGCATACTTTCACTACTATGTGGAAAGAGAAGAAACTGGATGAAGCCATGAGAAGAAAAATCCAAGGTCATTCCGGTAAAGGCATCGGTGAATTGGTTTATACCCACTTTGAATTTGAGGAATTAAGAAAAGAACTGAATAAGCTTTAA
- the rpsI gene encoding 30S ribosomal protein S9 has product MAINYQSAKPYFYGTGRRKKSIARVRIYPGTGAITVNKRDIDDYFGLDTLKLIIRQPFGVTSTGGKFDVICSVVGGGVSGQAGAIRHGIARALVQADTEAYRSLLKKAGLLTRDPRMKERKKYGLKAARRASQFSKR; this is encoded by the coding sequence ATGGCAATTAATTACCAGAGCGCGAAGCCCTATTTTTACGGTACGGGCAGAAGAAAGAAGTCAATCGCCCGTGTCCGCATTTATCCCGGAACAGGCGCGATAACAGTTAATAAAAGAGACATAGACGATTATTTCGGTCTTGATACTCTCAAGCTCATTATTCGTCAGCCGTTCGGCGTTACATCCACCGGAGGGAAATTCGACGTCATATGCAGCGTGGTCGGCGGCGGCGTTTCCGGACAGGCCGGCGCGATCCGCCACGGAATAGCAAGAGCTCTTGTTCAGGCTGATACGGAGGCGTATCGTTCTCTACTCAAGAAGGCAGGATTGCTCACCCGTGACCCGAGAATGAAGGAAAGAAAGAAATACGGTCTCAAAGCGGCTCGCCGCGCTTCCCAGTTCTCAAAGAGATAA
- the rplM gene encoding 50S ribosomal protein L13, translating to MSTYMAKAETIERKWYVLDAAGKPLGKVAVAAADILRGKHRPEFTPHVDCGEFVVIINCSKAVLTGKKLDEKKYRHHSGYIGGLKEIGYREIMQKRPEFAMQLAVKGMLPNNSIGRKSITRLMTYAGDTHKQQAQTPTEIAVK from the coding sequence ATGTCCACTTATATGGCGAAAGCCGAAACCATTGAACGCAAATGGTACGTTTTGGATGCCGCCGGCAAGCCTCTCGGAAAGGTGGCCGTCGCCGCTGCCGATATTCTGCGCGGCAAGCATCGTCCCGAATTCACGCCCCATGTTGATTGCGGCGAATTTGTCGTTATTATCAACTGCTCGAAGGCTGTCCTTACCGGGAAAAAGCTCGACGAGAAAAAATACAGACATCATTCAGGTTATATCGGCGGTCTCAAGGAGATCGGATATAGAGAAATCATGCAGAAACGCCCTGAGTTTGCTATGCAGCTGGCCGTCAAGGGAATGCTCCCGAACAACTCTATCGGCAGAAAGAGCATTACGCGTCTCATGACCTATGCCGGAGACACTCACAAGCAGCAGGCGCAGACGCCTACCGAAATCGCGGTCAAATAA